In the genome of Myxococcus stipitatus, one region contains:
- a CDS encoding FAD-binding oxidoreductase codes for MSSAPLPAAFLQALTEGFPVDFLTREPEELSEYGRDWTRVYAPAPSAVALPRTTDEVSRLLALCHQHGVAVVPSGGRTGLAGGAVASKGEVVLSFQRMAHLGPVDLLGNTVRVQAGAVTEAVHRHCAEHGLTWPVDFASKGSSTVGGNIATNAGGVKVIRYGLTRNWVLGLQVVTAEGRVLELNGALEKNNTGLDLRQLFIGSEGTLGVITEATLKLTQVPGKQDVFLFAVPDVAAVLRLFRDARQQTAFIISAYEFFTDRCLARVQRHRKLRSPFEAPSGCYVLLEAEAKDAAAVEAWLGSLFERGLVTDGTQAQGAAQASELWALREGISESLSATGLPHKNDISLPVAGLEAFCAELESVFEARYPGWEICLFGHIGDGNLHVNVMKPDAMDKAEFLAHTKQADPTMFELVRKHAGSISAEHGIGLLKKDYLGYSRTEEELALLRALKRTLDPRGVLNPGKILDP; via the coding sequence ATGTCCAGCGCCCCGCTCCCCGCAGCCTTCCTCCAAGCCCTCACCGAGGGGTTCCCCGTAGATTTCCTCACGCGGGAGCCGGAGGAATTGAGCGAGTACGGTCGAGACTGGACGCGCGTCTACGCTCCGGCCCCCAGCGCGGTGGCCCTGCCGCGCACCACGGACGAGGTGTCCCGACTGCTCGCGTTGTGCCACCAGCACGGCGTCGCGGTGGTGCCCTCCGGCGGGCGCACGGGGCTCGCGGGCGGCGCGGTGGCCTCGAAGGGCGAGGTGGTGTTGTCTTTTCAACGCATGGCCCATCTGGGCCCGGTGGATCTGCTCGGCAACACGGTGCGGGTGCAGGCTGGCGCGGTGACGGAGGCGGTGCACCGGCACTGCGCCGAGCATGGCCTCACCTGGCCAGTGGACTTCGCCTCCAAGGGCTCCAGCACGGTGGGCGGCAACATCGCCACCAACGCGGGCGGCGTGAAGGTCATCCGCTACGGCCTCACCCGCAACTGGGTGCTGGGCCTCCAGGTGGTGACGGCCGAGGGCCGCGTGCTGGAGCTCAATGGCGCGCTGGAGAAGAACAACACCGGCCTGGACCTGCGCCAGCTCTTCATCGGCAGCGAGGGCACCCTGGGTGTCATCACCGAGGCCACCCTCAAGCTCACCCAGGTCCCCGGCAAGCAGGACGTCTTCCTCTTCGCCGTGCCGGACGTGGCCGCCGTGCTGCGGCTGTTCCGGGACGCGCGCCAGCAGACGGCCTTCATCATCTCCGCCTACGAGTTCTTCACGGACCGGTGCCTGGCGCGCGTGCAGCGCCACCGCAAGCTGCGCTCACCCTTCGAGGCCCCCAGCGGCTGCTACGTGCTGCTGGAGGCGGAGGCCAAGGACGCCGCGGCGGTGGAGGCGTGGCTGGGCTCGCTCTTCGAGCGCGGCCTGGTGACGGACGGCACCCAGGCGCAGGGCGCGGCGCAGGCCTCCGAGCTGTGGGCGCTGCGCGAGGGCATCAGCGAGAGCCTGTCCGCCACGGGCCTGCCCCACAAGAACGACATCTCGCTGCCCGTCGCGGGCCTGGAGGCCTTCTGCGCGGAGCTGGAGTCCGTCTTCGAGGCGCGCTACCCGGGGTGGGAAATCTGCCTCTTCGGCCACATTGGCGACGGCAACCTGCACGTCAACGTGATGAAGCCGGACGCCATGGACAAGGCGGAGTTCCTGGCCCACACGAAGCAGGCGGACCCCACCATGTTCGAGCTGGTGCGCAAGCACGCGGGCAGCATCTCCGCCGAGCACGGCATCGGCCTGCTCAAGAAGGACTACCTGGGCTACTCGCGCACGGAGGAGGAGCTGGCGCTCCTGCGCGCGCTCAAGCGGACCCTGGACCCCCGGGGCGTGCTCAACCCCGGGAAGATTCTGGACCCCTGA